A genomic window from Pseudomonas argentinensis includes:
- the secD gene encoding protein translocase subunit SecD — protein sequence MLNKYPLWKYLLIAAVLIVSLIYSAPNLYPDDPAIQISGASSAQTIAQADLDRVSRALTEAGIEVKASNVGEQGRSGLIRLVSQGDQLPAKDVVRKTLGDNFVVALNLAQTTPEWLRSLGASPMKLGLDLSGGVHFLLEVDMDKALEVRRQVYEGELKSLLRKERVRYRSMPQQGGAIQLGFADAETLAKAEQLIRKDYNDFELNAQERGGQQVLRVTLTPAKIAEIREYSIRQNLTTVRNRVNELGVAEPLVQRQGANRIVVELPGVQDTAEAKRILGKTANLEFRLAADPNAPRGTTEQFGFREEGRPPVQLERELIITGDQVTDAQASFDENGRPQVNIRLDGHGGDLMNRATRSNVGRSMAVIFIEQRPQTRYVKQMVDGVEQEVQVDSFKEEKQIISLATIQSPLGSQFRITGLNGQGESSELALLLRAGGLAAPMYFAEERTIGPSLGAENIVKGIESTEWAMVFVSLFIIAIYRFFGVLATIALAFNLTLLVGLMSVIGATLTLPGIAGIVLTLGMAVDANVLIFSRIREELAKGLSVQRAIHEGFDRAYSAILDSNLTTLLVGAILFGLGTGPVKGFAVTLSLGIVTSMFTAIMFTRGMVNLIFGGRNFKKLWI from the coding sequence ATGCTCAACAAATACCCTTTGTGGAAGTACCTGCTGATCGCAGCTGTGCTGATCGTCAGTCTGATTTATTCCGCACCCAATCTTTACCCCGATGATCCGGCGATCCAGATCAGCGGGGCCAGTTCGGCGCAGACCATCGCGCAGGCCGATCTCGACCGCGTCAGCAGGGCGCTGACCGAGGCGGGGATCGAGGTCAAGGCATCGAACGTGGGCGAGCAGGGCCGCAGCGGCCTGATTCGCCTGGTCAGCCAGGGCGACCAGCTGCCAGCCAAGGATGTCGTGCGCAAGACCCTGGGCGACAATTTCGTGGTGGCCCTGAACCTTGCCCAGACCACGCCCGAGTGGCTGCGCAGTCTCGGCGCGAGCCCCATGAAGCTGGGTCTCGACCTCTCCGGTGGTGTGCACTTCCTGCTCGAAGTCGACATGGACAAGGCCTTGGAAGTGCGTCGCCAGGTCTACGAGGGCGAACTCAAGAGCCTGCTGCGCAAGGAGCGTGTGCGTTATCGCAGCATGCCGCAGCAAGGTGGCGCCATTCAGCTGGGCTTCGCTGACGCCGAGACGCTGGCCAAGGCCGAGCAACTGATTCGCAAGGATTACAACGATTTCGAACTCAACGCCCAGGAGCGTGGTGGCCAGCAGGTGTTGCGTGTCACCCTGACGCCGGCCAAGATCGCGGAAATTCGCGAGTACTCGATTCGCCAGAACTTGACCACGGTGCGTAACCGGGTCAACGAGCTCGGCGTCGCCGAGCCACTGGTGCAACGCCAGGGTGCCAATCGCATCGTGGTCGAGCTGCCGGGTGTGCAGGACACGGCCGAAGCCAAGCGTATCCTCGGCAAGACCGCCAACCTGGAGTTCCGTCTGGCGGCCGACCCGAATGCGCCGCGTGGCACCACCGAGCAGTTCGGCTTCCGCGAGGAAGGCCGCCCGCCGGTGCAGCTCGAGCGTGAGCTGATCATCACCGGTGACCAGGTGACCGACGCCCAGGCCAGCTTCGACGAGAACGGTCGCCCGCAGGTCAACATCCGCCTGGATGGCCACGGTGGTGACCTGATGAACCGCGCCACCCGCAGCAACGTCGGGCGCAGCATGGCGGTGATCTTCATCGAGCAGCGCCCGCAGACCCGCTACGTGAAGCAGATGGTCGACGGCGTCGAACAGGAAGTGCAGGTCGACTCCTTCAAGGAGGAGAAGCAGATCATCAGCCTGGCGACCATCCAGTCGCCGCTGGGCAGCCAGTTCCGCATTACCGGTCTGAACGGCCAGGGTGAGTCGTCCGAGCTTGCGCTGTTGTTGCGCGCCGGTGGCCTGGCCGCGCCAATGTACTTTGCCGAAGAGCGCACCATCGGCCCGAGCCTGGGTGCCGAGAACATCGTCAAGGGCATCGAATCCACCGAGTGGGCGATGGTCTTCGTGTCGTTGTTCATCATCGCCATCTACCGTTTCTTCGGTGTCCTGGCCACCATCGCCCTGGCGTTCAACCTGACCCTGCTGGTCGGCCTGATGTCGGTGATCGGTGCAACGCTCACCCTGCCAGGCATTGCCGGTATCGTGCTGACCCTGGGCATGGCGGTCGATGCCAACGTGCTGATCTTCTCGCGGATTCGCGAGGAGCTGGCCAAGGGCCTGAGCGTTCAGCGGGCGATCCATGAAGGTTTCGATCGCGCCTACTCGGCAATTCTCGACAGTAACCTGACCACGCTGCTGGTCGGCGCGATTCTGTTCGGGCTGGGTACTGGTCCGGTGAAAGGCTTCGCTGTGACCCTGTCGCTGGGCATCGTCACCTCGATGTTCACCGCGATCATGTTCACTCGCGGCATGGTCAACCTGATCTTCGGTGGCCGTAACTTCAAGAAACTGTGGATTTGA